In Veillonellales bacterium, the following are encoded in one genomic region:
- a CDS encoding PTS sugar transporter subunit IIB, producing MKILLVCSGGMSSAIVVKAIEKEAAKTGINVEVKSVGSGEFAEEVKNGWDIALVAPQVRHRVNFFQAAAAEYSVPVSVIPPQGYSPLGGGMILAHIKKVLG from the coding sequence ATGAAGATATTACTGGTATGCTCGGGCGGAATGTCCAGCGCTATCGTGGTTAAAGCGATTGAAAAGGAAGCGGCTAAGACTGGCATAAATGTTGAAGTAAAGTCGGTCGGCAGCGGCGAGTTTGCCGAAGAAGTAAAAAATGGCTGGGATATAGCACTGGTTGCGCCCCAGGTACGTCATCGGGTTAATTTCTTTCAAGCGGCTGCTGCCGAATATAGTGTTCCGGTCTCGGTTATCCCGCCCCAGGGCTATAGTCCGCTGGGCGGGGGGATGATT
- the murQ gene encoding N-acetylmuramic acid 6-phosphate etherase — protein MGLEIDGLLTEAVNLQTANIDRLETNDLLKVINAEDSRIAGAVAKEIPRIAAAVEKITAAFEAGGRLVYFGAGSSGRLGVLDAAECPPTFGVEPGLVIGLIAGGDSALVQAVEGAEDQHDGAIRQFQTIKLGGRDVVVGLAASGRTPYVIGGLEYANKVGAFTIAISCTPESAVSKAAKLAITPLVGPEVITGSTRMKAGTAQKLVLNMLTTASMIRLGKVYGNLMVDVRPTNGKLMERAKRIVGQATGVSRERAGEVLAQAGFNPKTAIVMLKRGCSAEQASRYLAAAGGYIRKAITTMDEERER, from the coding sequence TTGGGTTTAGAAATAGACGGACTGCTGACAGAAGCAGTCAACTTGCAAACGGCGAATATTGATAGGCTGGAGACAAACGATCTGCTTAAGGTGATTAATGCTGAGGACAGCAGGATTGCCGGTGCGGTAGCAAAAGAAATTCCCCGTATTGCCGCTGCGGTGGAGAAGATAACGGCTGCCTTTGAGGCTGGCGGAAGGCTGGTTTATTTCGGAGCCGGCAGCAGCGGCCGGTTAGGTGTGCTGGACGCCGCCGAATGTCCGCCTACCTTTGGGGTTGAGCCCGGGCTGGTCATCGGGCTGATTGCCGGGGGTGATTCAGCTTTGGTACAGGCAGTAGAGGGAGCTGAGGATCAGCACGATGGCGCTATTCGTCAGTTCCAAACAATAAAACTGGGTGGGAGGGATGTAGTAGTCGGGCTTGCTGCCAGCGGCAGAACCCCGTATGTTATCGGCGGCTTAGAATATGCCAATAAGGTGGGCGCTTTTACGATCGCCATAAGCTGTACGCCGGAATCGGCGGTGTCAAAGGCTGCTAAGCTGGCGATCACTCCCCTGGTCGGGCCCGAGGTAATTACCGGTTCTACCCGGATGAAGGCCGGTACTGCCCAGAAATTAGTGCTCAATATGCTGACTACCGCGAGTATGATCCGCCTTGGCAAGGTGTACGGTAACTTAATGGTCGACGTTCGACCGACCAATGGGAAGCTGATGGAAAGGGCGAAGCGGATTGTTGGGCAGGCCACGGGAGTAAGCCGGGAGCGGGCGGGTGAAGTTCTGGCTCAGGCCGGATTCAATCCCAAGACGGCTATTGTCATGCTCAAGCGGGGGTGTTCCGCCGAACAGGCCTCCCGCTATCTTGCCGCGGCCGGCGGCTATATTCGCAAGGCAATTACAACTATGGATGAGGAGAGGGAGAGATGA
- a CDS encoding BadF/BadG/BcrA/BcrD ATPase family protein: protein MQWVIGIDGGGTKTIGYAADLNGRVLGRVVKGSGNYHTTGLAAFKAVIASIIEELAACCNLKKTDLLVVSLGLAGADRIGDQQIVMETLAQFDLQCRYLVNSDAKIAMAAGLGKAVGVILIAGTGSIAYGINRQGEVIRAGGWGHLASDEGSGYAIGRQALVRGIRAAEGRDKATVLMKMIMEKLGLKSWDEMIGYMNQPAIAKADVAALSQVAARAAEQGDEVASEILIQAGNELASLVESVIVRGFSQREPVPVCMFGGIISNIPLIRNQVENVLGDKAVVVSASNPPVAGAVSLALECIPEITDFRQER from the coding sequence ATGCAATGGGTAATAGGCATAGACGGCGGCGGAACTAAAACAATAGGCTATGCCGCCGATCTTAACGGTCGGGTGCTAGGCCGGGTGGTGAAAGGGTCAGGCAACTACCATACAACTGGGTTGGCTGCATTTAAGGCCGTCATTGCCAGTATTATTGAAGAGCTTGCTGCTTGCTGCAATTTAAAGAAGACTGATTTGCTGGTCGTCAGCTTAGGACTGGCTGGGGCTGATCGTATCGGGGATCAGCAAATTGTTATGGAGACACTTGCCCAATTCGATTTACAGTGCCGGTACTTAGTTAACAGTGATGCGAAAATTGCGATGGCTGCGGGCTTGGGTAAAGCGGTGGGCGTCATTTTAATTGCCGGGACCGGTTCCATTGCTTATGGAATCAATCGGCAGGGCGAAGTGATTCGCGCCGGCGGTTGGGGACACCTTGCCAGTGATGAGGGCAGCGGCTATGCGATTGGTCGTCAGGCACTGGTGCGCGGGATTCGGGCTGCCGAGGGACGGGATAAAGCTACGGTATTAATGAAAATGATAATGGAAAAATTAGGACTAAAAAGCTGGGATGAAATGATTGGCTATATGAATCAGCCGGCGATAGCGAAGGCTGATGTTGCTGCGTTATCACAAGTGGCAGCCAGAGCTGCAGAACAGGGAGATGAAGTGGCAAGCGAGATATTGATTCAAGCGGGAAACGAGCTTGCTTCTTTAGTGGAGTCGGTCATTGTCCGGGGATTTAGTCAGCGAGAGCCCGTTCCAGTATGTATGTTCGGCGGAATTATCAGCAATATACCGTTGATTCGCAACCAGGTGGAGAATGTCTTGGGCGATAAGGCTGTCGTTGTGTCTGCTTCGAATCCGCCGGTAGCAGGCGCGGTGAGCCTGGCGCTTGAATGTATTCCGGAAATTACTGATTTTAGGCAGGAGCGATAG
- a CDS encoding GGDEF domain-containing protein, translated as MSEADAMSIFPNAPDSAVEQFYLKEDLLHTKIAIIVAICFCLIFIRNDYVFFGIGPLFFQAVLARVIFASLSAGALFLLRKIKTYRQHEQLVYMWCSLLILLCTYINITRQVDNINFTYLNPLVVLLIAIYLPGNIWKKIILAGWLATSDLTIVVFLKTPKYALSLEVIASSYLLSLLLGFVIAAKFRNFRYEQYYALVKEHTLRLELEKVAYTDYLTGALNRRKFFQLGERQFNLFKESEGFFSIIMLDVDYFKNLNDKFGHAAGDIFLKSFTKTIVDHKHSGDILGRLGGEEFALILPGTKLESAIETAERLRNLSENNEAFFNKKVLQTTVSIGVTEVSTKDKAFHDVLKRADDALYLAKSKGRNRVQLIARDA; from the coding sequence ATGAGTGAGGCAGATGCTATGTCTATATTCCCGAATGCTCCTGACAGTGCGGTGGAACAATTTTATTTAAAGGAAGATCTGTTACATACTAAAATAGCAATCATTGTTGCTATTTGTTTTTGTCTTATATTTATACGCAACGATTACGTTTTTTTTGGGATAGGTCCCCTGTTTTTTCAGGCAGTTTTGGCGCGTGTTATTTTTGCGTCACTATCTGCCGGAGCCTTGTTCCTTCTTCGTAAAATAAAGACGTATCGGCAACACGAACAGTTAGTTTATATGTGGTGCAGTCTTCTTATTTTGCTGTGTACTTATATCAATATAACCAGGCAAGTGGATAATATTAATTTTACTTATCTTAATCCTTTGGTCGTCCTCTTGATCGCGATTTATCTTCCAGGAAATATATGGAAAAAGATCATTCTGGCTGGCTGGCTTGCTACTAGTGATTTAACGATTGTGGTATTCCTGAAAACTCCAAAATATGCCTTATCCTTGGAAGTAATAGCATCTTCTTATTTGCTCTCACTATTATTAGGGTTTGTAATTGCGGCTAAATTTCGTAATTTTCGTTATGAGCAATATTATGCTTTGGTAAAGGAACATACCCTGCGCCTGGAGTTGGAGAAGGTTGCTTATACCGATTATTTGACAGGGGCCTTGAACAGGCGAAAGTTTTTTCAGTTAGGAGAACGTCAGTTTAACCTATTTAAAGAAAGCGAAGGATTCTTTTCGATTATCATGCTGGACGTGGACTATTTTAAAAATTTGAATGATAAATTTGGGCATGCCGCCGGTGATATTTTTTTGAAGTCATTTACCAAGACTATAGTAGACCATAAACATTCTGGTGATATTCTTGGCCGATTAGGCGGAGAAGAGTTTGCTTTGATTTTACCTGGAACCAAGCTCGAATCTGCTATAGAAACGGCAGAAAGATTGCGGAATTTATCTGAAAATAATGAAGCATTTTTTAATAAAAAAGTGCTGCAAACCACAGTAAGTATCGGCGTAACCGAAGTATCGACAAAGGACAAGGCATTCCATGATGTTTTAAAAAGAGCGGACGATGCTCTCTACCTAGCCAAAAGCAAGGGTCGTAACCGTGTCCAATTAATAGCTAGAGATGCCTAA
- a CDS encoding pyridoxamine 5'-phosphate oxidase family protein: MMRRHDREITGFDNIIKVMKTCKVCHVAFFDDEYPYVVPLTFGMEVKDNDKVNIYFHGAKEGRKHDLIKKNNKVSFVMENTHGIVTGPQVGACECTMEFECVMGNGAMEYVSEEEKVAALQTMLRQYDVKEGQNYHFQHEVVPGISVLRLRVNSLSAKKREVAAQK, encoded by the coding sequence ATGATGAGAAGGCATGATCGGGAAATAACCGGATTTGACAATATTATAAAAGTGATGAAAACCTGCAAAGTTTGCCACGTAGCGTTTTTCGATGACGAATATCCCTATGTAGTTCCGCTGACCTTTGGAATGGAAGTAAAAGATAATGACAAAGTAAACATTTATTTTCATGGTGCGAAAGAAGGCAGGAAGCATGACCTGATTAAAAAGAATAACAAAGTTAGTTTTGTCATGGAAAATACACATGGTATCGTGACCGGTCCTCAGGTAGGTGCTTGTGAATGCACAATGGAATTTGAATGCGTTATGGGTAATGGAGCGATGGAATATGTATCAGAGGAAGAAAAGGTGGCAGCGCTCCAGACAATGCTTCGTCAATACGATGTAAAAGAAGGTCAAAACTATCATTTTCAGCACGAAGTAGTGCCGGGAATTTCTGTATTACGTTTGCGTGTTAATTCTCTATCAGCCAAAAAACGTGAAGTGGCTGCACAAAAATAA